In Chitinivibrionales bacterium, a single genomic region encodes these proteins:
- the flhA gene encoding flagellar biosynthesis protein FlhA, whose protein sequence is MAQRKDLLIVIGVVSILIVMVIPIPTAFMDILLTLNLCLALIIFLSTMYSSEALDFSVFPALLLTVTLFRLSLNVATTRLILSQADAGQVIEVFGTFVTRGNALVGFIIFIIIVLIQFVVITKGAGRIAEVAARFTLDAMPGKQMAIDADLNSGLITEEQARDRRMKISQEADFYGAMDGASKFVRGDAIAGIIITIINVIGGFIIGIAQMGMDFQTAISTYTRLTIGDGLVSQIPALMISTGAGILVSRAASKSSLGDEISTQLLKNHKVLFVAGGVMLLFSMIPGFPKIPFITLGVSVIATGYIGMKRIKAEEQKQAEAVPTAQPEQERAEDYLHVDPMELEIGYGLIPLVDKSQGGDLLDRITMIRRQLATELGIIIPPVRIRDNIQLKPNEYRVKIRTILVGKGELMSGSYLAMDPGTATKKIRGIETVEPAFGLPALWITESQKENAELAGYTVVELPAVLATHITELVKNHAHDLLTRQDVQNLVDNIKDEHSTVVSELIPNILTVGEVHKVLQNLLREKVPIRDLPIILETLADVGVKNKNPEILTEYVRNSLAPQICDIYKDESNIIPVITVDPNLEAKLEANIQETEAGFRLALSPSEVGRILDACGVQVDNAKKRNEIPIIICSPTIRSQIKRLTESNFKDLVVLSYNEIIPGIEIRSSGMISLERPQADKPSQG, encoded by the coding sequence ATTGCGCAGCGAAAAGACCTGCTGATCGTCATCGGAGTTGTTTCCATACTCATTGTCATGGTAATTCCGATTCCCACGGCTTTCATGGATATTCTGCTCACGTTGAATCTTTGCCTGGCGCTGATAATATTCTTATCGACCATGTACAGTTCGGAGGCCCTGGATTTTTCGGTGTTTCCCGCCTTATTGTTGACAGTGACACTCTTCAGGTTGTCACTTAATGTTGCGACAACCCGTCTGATATTGAGCCAGGCGGATGCCGGACAGGTAATTGAGGTATTCGGTACCTTTGTTACCCGGGGAAATGCGCTGGTCGGATTTATCATATTCATTATCATTGTTTTAATTCAGTTTGTTGTGATCACTAAAGGTGCAGGGCGTATTGCCGAAGTTGCTGCGCGGTTTACTCTTGATGCTATGCCGGGGAAACAGATGGCGATCGATGCCGATCTCAACTCGGGATTGATTACTGAAGAACAGGCCCGGGATCGGCGGATGAAAATTTCTCAGGAAGCCGATTTTTACGGGGCCATGGATGGAGCCTCCAAATTTGTGCGGGGTGATGCCATTGCAGGCATTATTATTACTATTATTAATGTTATCGGCGGCTTTATTATCGGTATTGCTCAGATGGGAATGGACTTTCAGACAGCCATTTCAACATATACCCGTCTGACAATTGGTGACGGTCTTGTCAGTCAGATACCCGCACTCATGATTTCTACCGGTGCCGGTATTCTTGTAAGCCGTGCGGCTTCAAAGAGCAGTCTGGGTGATGAAATCAGTACCCAGCTTTTAAAAAATCATAAAGTTCTGTTTGTAGCCGGCGGAGTTATGCTTCTTTTTTCTATGATACCCGGCTTTCCCAAGATTCCCTTTATCACTCTGGGGGTTTCGGTTATCGCAACCGGGTATATCGGCATGAAAAGAATAAAGGCGGAAGAGCAGAAGCAGGCTGAAGCGGTTCCAACCGCACAGCCGGAACAGGAACGTGCGGAAGACTACCTTCATGTTGACCCCATGGAACTCGAAATCGGATATGGTCTTATTCCACTTGTTGATAAATCGCAAGGTGGAGATCTCCTCGATCGGATTACCATGATTCGCCGTCAACTCGCCACAGAACTCGGAATAATCATCCCCCCGGTAAGGATTCGCGATAATATTCAATTAAAGCCCAATGAATACAGAGTAAAAATTCGAACAATCCTGGTGGGCAAAGGCGAATTGATGAGCGGGTCGTATCTGGCGATGGATCCGGGGACTGCAACAAAAAAAATACGGGGTATCGAAACCGTTGAACCGGCCTTCGGCCTTCCTGCACTCTGGATTACCGAGAGCCAGAAAGAAAATGCAGAACTGGCAGGTTATACAGTTGTCGAACTTCCGGCCGTACTGGCGACTCATATAACCGAGTTAGTTAAGAACCATGCGCATGATTTATTGACCCGTCAGGATGTACAAAATCTTGTTGACAATATAAAGGACGAGCATTCGACGGTTGTCTCCGAGTTGATTCCCAATATTCTTACGGTGGGAGAAGTTCATAAGGTACTGCAGAACCTTCTCCGGGAAAAGGTCCCGATCCGTGATTTACCGATAATTCTGGAAACTCTGGCCGATGTGGGTGTGAAAAATAAGAACCCCGAAATTCTGACCGAATATGTACGCAATTCTCTGGCGCCACAAATTTGCGACATCTATAAAGATGAGTCGAATATTATTCCTGTAATAACGGTCGATCCAAATCTCGAGGCCAAGCTTGAAGCCAATATTCAGGAAACCGAGGCCGGATTCCGGCTGGCCTTATCGCCCTCGGAAGTCGGACGGATACTCGATGCCTGTGGTGTTCAGGTCGACAATGCCAAGAAACGGAATGAAATTCCGATAATTATATGCTCGCCGACCATTCGCTCTCAAATAAAACGTTTGACGGAAAGTAATTTCAAAGATCTTGTTGTGCTGTCATATAATGAGATTATTCCCGGAATCGAAATACGATCATCAGGAATGATTTCACTTGAAAGACCACAGGCTGATAAGCCGTCACAGGGATGA
- the flhB gene encoding flagellar biosynthesis protein FlhB, producing MAEDGFQEKTEAPTEKRRAEAREKGNVPKSTELNSVIILLTGLILLRMFGRRMLEDIGGIFNYYLGMLSDVGMSPAIFVGIFRDAAFMVAKVAMPLVLGILVAGLIANYLQIGVLFTLKPLQPKLEKINPLSGMKRLFSMKSIVETFKNLMKITIIAIIAYITIRGRFFHFMKLADTGPGAIWVFFMTTAFTIVWRIVLVLIILALLDLFYQRYEHEKNLKMTKEEIKEERKQMEGDPQIKSRIRSLQREMARRRMMQEVPKATVVVTNPTYIAIAIRYEPEENATPRVLAKGKRHVAEKIKDTAREHEIPIVEDKPLARAMYDKVEPGEDIPVEFFTAIAEILAYVYRLKNKVAA from the coding sequence ATGGCTGAAGATGGCTTTCAGGAAAAGACTGAAGCCCCAACCGAGAAGAGGCGTGCCGAGGCGCGCGAGAAAGGTAATGTTCCGAAGAGCACCGAATTAAATTCGGTTATTATTCTTCTTACCGGTCTCATTCTTCTACGCATGTTCGGCCGGAGAATGCTCGAAGATATCGGGGGGATTTTCAATTATTATCTTGGTATGTTATCCGACGTGGGGATGTCGCCCGCTATCTTTGTCGGCATTTTCAGAGACGCTGCTTTTATGGTTGCCAAAGTTGCCATGCCGCTCGTTCTGGGTATTCTGGTGGCCGGGCTGATTGCCAACTACTTGCAGATCGGGGTGCTTTTTACATTGAAACCATTACAGCCGAAACTCGAAAAAATAAATCCTCTCTCGGGGATGAAAAGACTTTTTTCTATGAAATCGATTGTTGAAACATTTAAAAATCTCATGAAAATTACAATCATTGCCATAATTGCGTATATAACTATCAGAGGCCGGTTTTTTCACTTTATGAAACTTGCGGATACAGGCCCCGGCGCCATCTGGGTCTTTTTCATGACCACGGCTTTCACTATTGTATGGAGAATTGTGCTTGTCCTGATTATTCTGGCTCTGCTCGATTTATTCTATCAGCGGTATGAACATGAAAAAAATTTGAAAATGACAAAAGAAGAGATCAAGGAAGAGCGGAAACAGATGGAGGGGGATCCCCAGATCAAATCGAGAATCCGATCACTGCAAAGAGAAATGGCCCGGCGGCGGATGATGCAGGAAGTTCCGAAAGCGACTGTCGTTGTAACAAACCCTACCTATATCGCCATTGCCATTCGGTATGAACCCGAGGAAAATGCGACACCCCGCGTGCTGGCAAAGGGGAAAAGGCATGTTGCTGAAAAAATTAAGGACACAGCACGGGAGCATGAAATCCCTATTGTAGAAGATAAACCACTTGCAAGGGCAATGTACGATAAAGTCGAACCCGGTGAAGATATCCCGGTAGAATTCTTTACCGCTATAGCCGAAATTCTGGCCTATGTCTACCGGCTCAAAAATAAGGTGGCTGCATGA
- the fliQ gene encoding flagellar biosynthesis protein FliQ, with amino-acid sequence MEPLVAVDIGREALITVLFISGPLLLAGLVVGLLVGIFQAVTQIHEMTLTFIPKILAIVGVLLALLPWMLIKFIDYTIRIFEIIPTVTG; translated from the coding sequence ATGGAACCATTAGTAGCAGTCGATATTGGAAGAGAAGCATTGATTACGGTGCTCTTCATTTCCGGTCCTCTTTTGCTTGCCGGGCTTGTTGTCGGTCTGCTGGTCGGAATATTTCAGGCCGTTACACAGATTCATGAGATGACCTTGACCTTTATACCGAAGATTCTGGCTATTGTCGGTGTGCTTCTGGCATTGCTGCCCTGGATGCTGATAAAATTCATCGATTACACTATTCGTATATTTGAAATCATTCCAACGGTTACGGGATAA
- the fliR gene encoding flagellar type III secretion system protein FliR, with product MTWLSFENVQFFLVVFVRVTAMISLLPVLGSQNIPVHVKVILSFVLAIIIFPMVPIPSTRLDQFSTVHFFVMIIKEVFVGLLIGFASTFLFAAVQFAGRLIDTQMGFALVQLIDPFTDARVSTMGQFKTLVFTIFFLLINGHFFLILAIQKSFEVIPLLGVSMPGGKIAFLLVSMAGNVFVAALKLSAPVFIALVLTSITMGIVARTVPQVNVFFVGLPLKIGVGLVSMIVALPMLTTVFKKMFDALMQDLWKLLYLMA from the coding sequence ATGACCTGGTTGTCCTTTGAAAATGTACAGTTTTTTCTGGTGGTCTTTGTTCGTGTCACCGCGATGATATCGCTGTTGCCGGTTCTCGGCTCCCAGAATATTCCGGTACATGTAAAGGTTATCTTGTCATTTGTTCTGGCGATAATAATTTTTCCCATGGTGCCGATACCTTCAACAAGGCTTGATCAGTTTTCGACGGTTCATTTTTTTGTAATGATTATCAAAGAGGTATTTGTAGGATTACTCATCGGCTTTGCATCAACCTTCCTTTTTGCCGCAGTTCAGTTTGCCGGGCGACTTATCGATACCCAGATGGGTTTTGCTCTTGTTCAGCTGATCGACCCCTTTACAGATGCTCGGGTGTCGACCATGGGGCAGTTTAAAACACTGGTTTTTACCATTTTTTTCCTTTTGATAAATGGTCATTTTTTTCTGATTCTGGCAATCCAGAAAAGTTTTGAGGTTATTCCTCTTCTTGGAGTATCAATGCCCGGAGGAAAGATAGCATTTCTTCTGGTATCGATGGCCGGGAATGTTTTTGTCGCGGCGTTGAAGCTTTCGGCACCGGTCTTTATCGCGCTGGTTCTGACCTCGATCACAATGGGAATCGTAGCGCGGACTGTGCCGCAGGTTAATGTTTTTTTTGTGGGTCTTCCACTCAAAATCGGAGTGGGACTTGTTTCAATGATTGTTGCCCTGCCCATGCTGACAACTGTATTTAAAAAGATGTTTGATGCATTGATGCAGGATTTATGGAAACTGTTGTACTTAATGGCCTGA
- a CDS encoding flagellar protein FlbD produces MIALRRLNGDEFVLNADFIESVESTPDSIITLSTGKKIVVRNGVEDIVRKTIKYKQLCNQTVNVVQKNGENEQNQ; encoded by the coding sequence ATGATTGCATTGCGACGGTTAAATGGTGATGAATTCGTTCTGAACGCCGATTTTATTGAATCAGTGGAATCGACTCCCGATTCGATTATCACCCTTTCTACGGGCAAAAAGATTGTTGTAAGGAATGGGGTGGAAGATATTGTCAGAAAGACCATCAAATATAAACAGCTCTGTAATCAGACAGTTAATGTAGTACAGAAGAATGGCGAAAATGAGCAGAATCAATAG
- the flhF gene encoding flagellar biosynthesis protein FlhF, with product MRIKKYTAKNMREALLKIKDDLGEEAVILKTNKLQGNLFALGKGDQIEVTAAIDENAGPSKQKANPIHLADPGVYRRPRPTRAGDSAIPAVTPVKPAFPQKESAPKSSSPQPVQIQSYNEIKNEIRELKELVRLLARPEDTMAAGGFTRGWAVLYKCLVDSEVKPDSAGRLIANIRSKYETDDVTIDETFIRELERYFPVSGPIRSKMDGPEIVALVGPTGAGKTTTLAKLAAGYALEQENMVSVITADTYRIAAIEQIRTFADITGIALHVVFSPEEIPDALAACENDDFVFVDTAGRSQNNSEHMNELKEQLKVLHPDEVHLVLSATTKDSDLEDIVGRYREMNVNRLLFTKLDETRHVGNIYTLVDKTQIPVSYFTAGQSVPDDIEPAHSSKFMRRLWEGTRL from the coding sequence ATGAGAATTAAAAAATATACCGCAAAAAACATGCGGGAAGCTCTTCTGAAGATCAAGGATGATCTGGGAGAAGAAGCGGTTATTTTAAAGACAAATAAGCTGCAGGGCAACCTGTTTGCTTTGGGCAAAGGTGATCAGATTGAAGTCACTGCTGCTATCGATGAAAATGCCGGTCCTTCAAAACAAAAGGCAAATCCCATTCATCTGGCCGATCCCGGGGTATACCGGCGGCCCCGTCCGACCCGTGCGGGTGATTCAGCCATTCCCGCTGTTACTCCTGTCAAACCGGCTTTTCCCCAAAAGGAAAGCGCCCCCAAAAGCAGCAGCCCGCAACCTGTTCAGATTCAAAGCTATAATGAGATTAAAAATGAGATCAGGGAGTTGAAAGAACTGGTTCGGCTTTTGGCAAGGCCGGAGGATACGATGGCGGCAGGGGGCTTTACACGGGGCTGGGCTGTTTTGTATAAATGCCTTGTCGATTCCGAAGTGAAGCCTGATTCGGCCGGGCGGCTTATCGCTAATATCAGAAGTAAGTATGAAACCGACGATGTTACCATCGATGAAACATTTATTCGAGAACTCGAACGGTATTTTCCGGTATCGGGGCCTATCAGGTCGAAGATGGATGGGCCTGAGATTGTTGCCCTGGTAGGACCGACTGGTGCGGGGAAAACCACAACATTGGCAAAACTTGCCGCCGGATATGCTCTGGAGCAGGAAAATATGGTGTCGGTTATTACGGCCGACACCTACCGAATTGCTGCAATAGAACAAATCCGGACATTTGCCGATATCACCGGTATTGCACTTCATGTTGTCTTTTCCCCCGAAGAGATCCCCGATGCCCTTGCTGCATGCGAAAATGATGATTTTGTTTTTGTCGATACGGCAGGTCGAAGTCAGAATAACAGTGAACATATGAACGAGCTGAAAGAGCAGTTAAAAGTCCTTCATCCGGATGAAGTTCATCTTGTGCTCAGCGCTACCACAAAAGACTCCGATCTGGAAGATATCGTCGGCAGGTACAGAGAAATGAATGTAAATCGTCTACTTTTTACTAAACTCGATGAAACCCGTCACGTGGGAAATATCTACACGCTGGTCGATAAGACCCAGATACCGGTATCCTACTTTACCGCCGGGCAGAGTGTGCCTGATGATATTGAACCGGCTCATTCATCGAAGTTTATGCGCAGGCTCTGGGAGGGAACAAGGCTGTGA
- the fliM gene encoding flagellar motor switch protein FliM — protein sequence MSDILSQDEVDALLSAVSAGGDSDLGGFDEGSMGGGEEEAEQEKALSLYDFRRPDRVSKDQMRTLQNLHEGYARQYSTSLTNFLRTFVEIELVSVDQLTFSEFIMSISNPSCIYVFKMDPLEGNAIMEINPSLVFFIIDRLFGGQGKPSEQNRELTLIEENVIRRIVDRGLSDLKDVWEHIGVFTPRIETYETNPQFVQIAPPGETVILISLEVRMQNASGLMSLCFPYVVLESVISKLSGESWMSSQSTATVETRQVLEHEIEALKLPVSAVIGQTKLKVRDLLQLQRGDVLCLEKPAESDLAIQVGSKTKMAGKTGLIGRKKAVKVTKIIEKEVPGSDE from the coding sequence GTGAGTGACATATTATCACAAGATGAAGTCGATGCCCTGTTGAGTGCGGTTTCCGCCGGTGGCGACAGCGATCTTGGCGGTTTTGATGAAGGATCGATGGGAGGGGGCGAAGAAGAAGCGGAGCAGGAAAAAGCACTTTCGCTTTACGATTTCCGCCGTCCGGACCGTGTCTCCAAAGATCAGATGCGCACCTTGCAGAATCTGCATGAGGGTTACGCACGCCAATACTCAACATCCCTGACAAATTTTCTCCGCACCTTCGTGGAGATCGAACTGGTCAGTGTGGATCAATTGACATTCTCCGAATTCATAATGTCGATTTCCAATCCAAGCTGTATCTACGTTTTCAAGATGGATCCCCTGGAGGGCAATGCGATAATGGAAATCAATCCATCACTGGTCTTTTTCATTATCGACCGTCTGTTCGGCGGTCAGGGCAAGCCTTCGGAACAGAATAGAGAGCTAACGCTCATTGAAGAGAATGTAATCCGGCGCATTGTCGACCGGGGGCTCAGTGATTTGAAAGATGTCTGGGAGCATATCGGTGTCTTTACTCCACGAATCGAAACGTATGAAACTAATCCCCAGTTTGTTCAGATTGCTCCTCCCGGTGAAACGGTTATCCTGATTTCACTGGAAGTCCGGATGCAGAATGCATCGGGGTTGATGAGCCTTTGTTTTCCCTATGTTGTTTTAGAAAGTGTTATCAGTAAACTTTCGGGTGAATCGTGGATGTCGTCACAGAGCACCGCCACAGTTGAGACACGACAGGTTCTCGAACATGAAATCGAGGCGCTCAAGCTTCCGGTCTCGGCGGTGATCGGTCAGACTAAACTGAAAGTCAGAGACCTTTTACAGCTTCAGCGTGGGGATGTTTTGTGCCTCGAAAAACCTGCCGAAAGCGATCTGGCGATCCAGGTTGGCAGTAAAACAAAAATGGCGGGAAAAACCGGCCTGATAGGCCGCAAAAAAGCGGTGAAAGTTACAAAGATAATTGAGAAGGAGGTTCCGGGTAGCGATGAGTGA
- the fliN gene encoding flagellar motor switch protein FliN produces the protein MSEPLSEDQINDLLSQDTGEGISADSLDMGGGNDSGGEKNYDTLQKTVELFNNHAQNVLTTVLNKQIGFEITRCEKTDTSAIQETVSGDLLSIKITAEGAVSGDLFLVITKNAVAVLSDLMMMGDGTAEYVDDHKDAISELASQMINPFGVELGEKFGESVSFGNIEVQECDSGSLPFDSAASDMALLNVTVEGMEGFTIAMVLSDEISGAMIARQGSANEGSGEEKDLDEGIGLSADELNDLASVSSDFDGGDSFQESPLMDKSSGSKSQGDSVDMLMDVDLDVSIELGRTSLSIKRILELAPGSIVELDRMAGEPVDLMVNNKVVAKGEVVVVDENFGIRIVSLVSAEDRIRSLR, from the coding sequence ATGAGTGAACCATTATCAGAAGATCAAATTAACGATTTGCTGTCCCAGGATACCGGGGAAGGTATTAGCGCGGATTCCCTTGACATGGGCGGGGGAAATGATTCGGGTGGTGAAAAAAATTACGATACATTACAGAAAACCGTTGAATTATTCAATAATCATGCCCAGAATGTATTGACCACCGTTCTCAATAAACAAATCGGTTTTGAAATCACTCGTTGTGAAAAAACCGATACATCGGCCATTCAGGAAACTGTTTCCGGTGATTTATTGTCCATAAAGATAACTGCAGAAGGCGCAGTGTCCGGTGATCTGTTTCTGGTTATCACTAAAAATGCGGTAGCGGTGCTTTCTGATCTTATGATGATGGGTGATGGTACCGCGGAATATGTTGACGATCACAAGGATGCAATCAGTGAACTTGCGAGTCAGATGATCAATCCCTTCGGGGTTGAACTTGGAGAGAAGTTCGGTGAAAGTGTTTCCTTTGGTAATATCGAAGTTCAGGAATGCGATTCGGGATCACTACCCTTTGATAGTGCTGCCTCTGATATGGCCCTTCTAAACGTAACGGTTGAAGGCATGGAGGGGTTTACTATCGCCATGGTTCTTTCCGATGAGATAAGCGGAGCAATGATCGCGCGCCAGGGAAGTGCAAACGAGGGGAGCGGTGAAGAAAAGGATCTGGATGAAGGTATCGGCCTCAGCGCGGATGAGCTCAATGATCTTGCTTCGGTATCCTCAGATTTTGACGGCGGTGATTCGTTTCAGGAATCCCCGCTCATGGATAAATCCTCAGGATCGAAATCGCAGGGCGATTCGGTCGATATGCTTATGGATGTGGATCTTGATGTTTCCATTGAGCTTGGAAGAACATCCCTTTCTATTAAAAGGATTCTGGAGCTGGCACCGGGTTCAATCGTCGAGTTGGATAGAATGGCAGGCGAACCGGTCGATCTTATGGTGAATAATAAAGTTGTCGCAAAAGGTGAAGTTGTCGTCGTTGATGAAAATTTCGGAATCCGGATTGTTTCTCTGGTATCTGCAGAAGACCGCATAAGGAGTTTGCGCTAA
- the fliP gene encoding flagellar type III secretion system pore protein FliP (The bacterial flagellar biogenesis protein FliP forms a type III secretion system (T3SS)-type pore required for flagellar assembly.): MVLSYFFCLALVSPLFSQVLPKVTLSVADAEKPADVAVALQLLFLITVLALAPSIMIMVTSFVRIVIVFSFLRRALGTQTMPPDQVMVGLALFLTMFIMMPVFMQINDEALQPYLAEEIHWKQALERAGNPLRKFMLKQVNEKDVALFVRISSSPLPKNANDLPYEVLIPAFITSELKTAFIIGFILYIPFLVIDMIVASVLLSMGMMMLPPIMISMPFKIILFVLVDGWHLLVRQLVVSFQ, from the coding sequence ATTGTCCTTTCATACTTCTTTTGCCTGGCTTTAGTTTCACCCCTCTTTTCTCAGGTGTTGCCAAAAGTAACCTTGTCGGTTGCCGATGCCGAAAAGCCTGCCGATGTTGCAGTGGCCCTGCAGCTTCTCTTTTTGATCACCGTTCTTGCCCTGGCTCCATCCATAATGATCATGGTAACCTCCTTTGTAAGGATTGTGATTGTTTTTTCCTTTCTCAGAAGGGCATTGGGGACTCAGACGATGCCGCCCGATCAGGTAATGGTTGGCCTGGCACTGTTTCTGACCATGTTTATCATGATGCCTGTATTTATGCAGATTAACGACGAAGCTCTTCAGCCCTATCTTGCCGAAGAGATTCACTGGAAACAGGCATTAGAAAGGGCGGGGAACCCGCTGCGTAAATTTATGCTCAAACAGGTCAATGAAAAAGATGTCGCTCTTTTTGTGAGGATTTCGAGTTCGCCTCTACCGAAAAATGCAAACGACCTTCCCTACGAAGTTCTGATACCGGCATTTATTACCAGTGAATTAAAAACGGCATTTATCATCGGTTTTATACTGTATATTCCCTTTTTGGTAATTGATATGATCGTAGCGAGTGTGCTCTTGTCGATGGGAATGATGATGCTTCCGCCAATAATGATATCGATGCCCTTTAAAATAATACTCTTTGTACTCGTTGATGGATGGCACTTGCTGGTAAGGCAACTTGTTGTTTCATTTCAATAA
- a CDS encoding OmpA family protein, which translates to MAGKKKKEEQKKGAPEYMTTYGDMMTLLLCFFVMLLAMSTIDPAKFHVAASSFQNAFSGVLEDFPSILISKDILIPRLGGDEQNKRMAIDARRRILKVAKQENMQDGIKVKVTDAGLAIKIADPIGFDVGEAQIKPEFTDLLYKLIKIINIDPNAQIRVEGHTDNVPINTRKFPSNWELSAARALNIVKFFAYKCGIEPARLSAVGYGEYRPVAPNDTPESRQKNRRIEIYVEYLEKEEMDELKS; encoded by the coding sequence ATGGCCGGCAAAAAGAAAAAGGAAGAACAGAAAAAAGGCGCACCGGAGTACATGACCACCTATGGTGACATGATGACGCTTCTGTTGTGCTTTTTTGTGATGCTTCTTGCAATGTCAACTATTGATCCGGCTAAATTCCATGTTGCGGCATCCTCGTTTCAGAATGCATTCAGCGGGGTTCTTGAAGATTTTCCATCCATACTTATCAGCAAAGACATTCTGATACCCCGTTTAGGTGGTGATGAGCAGAATAAACGTATGGCTATCGATGCCCGCCGGAGAATACTGAAAGTGGCAAAACAGGAGAATATGCAGGATGGTATCAAGGTTAAAGTCACCGATGCAGGGCTGGCGATAAAGATTGCCGATCCCATCGGCTTTGATGTGGGGGAGGCGCAAATCAAGCCTGAATTTACTGATCTGTTGTATAAATTAATCAAGATTATCAATATCGATCCCAATGCGCAGATCAGAGTTGAGGGGCATACCGATAATGTGCCGATTAACACACGGAAATTTCCATCGAACTGGGAATTATCCGCGGCACGGGCGCTTAATATCGTCAAATTTTTCGCTTATAAATGCGGGATTGAACCGGCACGACTGAGCGCCGTCGGATACGGGGAATATAGGCCGGTTGCTCCCAATGATACGCCGGAAAGCAGACAAAAAAACCGCCGGATCGAAATTTATGTCGAATATCTTGAGAAAGAAGAAATGGACGAACTAAAGAGCTGA
- a CDS encoding motility protein A (Homolog of MotA, appears to be involved in motility on surfaces and under different ionic conditions. With MotS (a MotB homolog) forms the ion channels that couple flagellar rotation to proton/sodium motive force across the membrane and forms the stator elements of the rotary flagellar machine.) has product MDIATIGGLIAAITLIILGMKGNAAAFIDIPSVQIVVGGTLGAVFTAFPLSRVLATGGVIKNVIFVKQNTPVQIIKQLVEFAEQARREGILALEARASEIDDEFLKKGIQLAVDGTEPDLIKDILSTEITFIEGRHADGAVIFDFAGTLAPAFGMIGTLIGLILMLGNMADVSSIGPNMAVALLTTMYGSLIANVFCLPINQKLKVYSANEILIKELMLEGIMSLQSGDNPRIVEQKLTAFIEPSLRAQAMKQQK; this is encoded by the coding sequence ATGGATATCGCAACGATTGGCGGTCTAATTGCGGCAATTACCTTGATAATTCTTGGTATGAAGGGTAATGCTGCAGCATTTATCGATATTCCATCGGTGCAGATCGTTGTTGGAGGTACTCTGGGGGCGGTATTTACTGCATTTCCTCTATCCCGGGTACTTGCAACGGGCGGTGTAATTAAAAATGTGATTTTTGTAAAGCAGAATACTCCAGTCCAGATTATCAAGCAGCTTGTAGAATTTGCCGAACAAGCCCGTCGGGAGGGGATACTTGCGCTGGAGGCGCGGGCATCTGAGATCGATGATGAGTTTTTGAAAAAAGGTATTCAGCTGGCGGTTGACGGTACCGAACCGGATCTGATAAAAGATATCTTAAGCACCGAAATAACTTTTATTGAAGGCCGTCACGCAGACGGCGCCGTTATTTTCGATTTTGCCGGCACTCTCGCTCCGGCTTTTGGTATGATCGGAACGCTTATCGGTCTTATCCTCATGCTTGGTAATATGGCGGATGTCTCGTCGATCGGACCGAATATGGCCGTTGCGCTGCTGACAACGATGTACGGTTCCTTAATCGCCAATGTATTCTGCCTTCCAATAAATCAGAAACTCAAAGTTTATTCAGCCAATGAAATTCTCATAAAAGAATTGATGCTTGAAGGAATTATGTCACTCCAGTCGGGGGATAATCCCCGTATCGTGGAGCAAAAATTGACCGCATTCATTGAACCTTCACTGCGCGCTCAGGCAATGAAGCAGCAGAAGTAA